The following proteins are encoded in a genomic region of Chelmon rostratus isolate fCheRos1 chromosome 3, fCheRos1.pri, whole genome shotgun sequence:
- the LOC121604661 gene encoding uncharacterized protein LOC121604661 has product MDGLHICLLVLLGVVCCSDGQISGSVLEVTVRAGDNITLHCDCKLSTGVYILWYRNCSHENQPALVFRTKLGSGKGTNDPFRIFPRFKFVRNFSSESYDLLIENITDVDEGLYYCGTEHRKVEDQNCITIRHDYRYGNVTTRIIFNSSSQPDSSQCISVHVGSWTMASIPAFTILFSFLSFILVYCLCQKTDKEAEILLKRPDTRGQTRWIQDEELCLTQVVFRAKDGQTHQQAEDGAHKVETK; this is encoded by the exons ATGGACGGGCTGCACATTTGTCTGCTGGTTCTCTTGG GAGTTGTTTGTTGCAGCGATGGTCAGATTTCTGGATCAGTGTTGGAGGTGACAGTCAGAGCAGGAGACAACATCACTCTTCACTGTGACTGCAAACTTTCAACTGGAGTATACATACTGTGGTACAGGAACTGCTCCCATGAGAACCAGCCTGCTCTTGTCTTTAGAACCAAACTTGGTTCGGGGAAGGGCACTAATGATCCTTTCAGGATTTTCCCTCGATTTAAATTTGTGAGAAACTTTTCTTCTGAATCCTACGACCTGCTGATCGAGAACATCACTGATGTGGATGAGGGCCTCTACTACTGTGGAACTGAACATCGAAAAGTTGAGGATCAGAACTGTATTACTATCAGACATGATTACAGATATGGCAACGTCACAACAAGGATCATATTCA ATTCCAGCTCACAGCCTGACTCCAGTCAGTGCATCTCTGTGCATGTCGGGTCCTGGACGATGGCGTCCATTCCAGCCTTCACcattctcttctccttcctctcctttatTTTGGTTTATTGCTTGTGTCAGAAAACAG ATAAGGAAGCTGAAATCCTCCTGAAAAGACCTGACACCAGGGGACAAACAAGATGGATTCAG GATGAAGAGTTATGTTTAACACAAGTTGTGTTCCGGGCTAAGGAtggacaaacacaccaacaggcGGAGGACGGAGCGCACAAAGTAGAAACCAAGTAG